A single region of the Malus sylvestris chromosome 8, drMalSylv7.2, whole genome shotgun sequence genome encodes:
- the LOC126631593 gene encoding branched-chain-amino-acid aminotransferase 2, chloroplastic-like isoform X2 produces the protein MIQKTIGFHKLVRSLGVGSSLSPSFKNLGVYRCFGSVAKSNAEQACDPFEYSYDLDKHEYADVDWDNLGFGLVRTDYMYIIKTSNDGKFEEGQLSRYGNIELNPAAAVLNYGQAIYEGTKAYRKRDGKLLLFRLDQNAMRMKISAERMCMPSLSVDQFIDAVKQTAQANKCWVPPPGKGSLYIRPLLIGSGPILGLAPSPEYTFLVYASPVRNYFKEGSAPLNVFVEEEYDRASRGGAGGVKSSTNYAPVLKALTRAKSRGFSDVLYLDSVHKKNLEEVSSCNIFIVKGNVISTPATSGTILSGVTRKSVIEIARDHGYQVEERVIPVDELSEADEVFCTGTAVGVAPVGSITYKGQRMEYKTGAETVCPQLYSTLVGIQTGQIEDKKGWVMEID, from the exons ATGATTCAAAAGACAATAGGCTTTCATAAGTTGGTTCGGTCTCTTGGAGTGGGTTCTTCTTTATCTCCATCATTCAAG AATCTTGGAGTTTACCGTTGCTTCGGATCTGTAGCTAAATCGAATGCAGAACAAGCATGTGATCCATTTGAATACAG CTATGATCTTGACAAGCATGAGTATGCTGATGTAGATTGGGACAATCTCGGATTTGGTTTAGTGCGAACTGATTACATGTACATTATCAAAACTTCCAACGACGGGAAATTTGAAGAAGGCCAACTTAGTCGTTATGGAAATATCGAACTTAACCCTGCTGCAGCAGTTTTAAATTATGGACAG GCAATATATGAAGGCACAAAAGCATACAGGAAGAGAGATGGGAAACTCCTCCTCTTTCGTCTAGACCAGAATGCGATGCGGATGAAGATTAGCGCGGAAAGAATGTGCATGCCTTCACTGTCAGTTGATCAATTCATTGATGCTGTAAAGCAAACAGCTCAAGCAAACAAGTGTTGG GTTCCTCCTCCAGGCAAAGGGTCTTTGTATATTAGGCCTCTACTTATAGGAAGTGGCCCCATATTAGGCTTGGCACCATCACCTGAGTACACATTCCTTGTATATGCTTCcccggtcagaaattatttcaaG GAGGGCTCTGCACCCTTGAACGTATTTGTCGAGGAGGAGTATGATCGTGCCTCTCGTGGCGGAGCTGGAGGTGTCAAAAGCAGTACCAATTATGCCCCG GTTTTGAAGGCACTAACCAGAGCAAAAAGCAGGGGATTTTCGGATGTTCTATATCTCGATTCGGTACACAAGAAAAATCTGGAGGAGGTCTCTTCTTGCAACATTTTTATTGTGAAAGGCAATGTAATTTCAACTCCTGCCACGTCGGGGACTATTCTTTCGGGAGTTACTCGAAAAAGCGTTATTGAAATAGCTCGTGATCATGGTTACCAG GTCGAGGAACGCGTTATTCCGGTGGACGAATTGAGTGAAGCCGATGAAGTGTTCTGCACTGGAACTGCTGTTGGTGTTGCTCCAGTGGGCAGCATTACTTACAAAGGCCAAAG GATGGAGTACAAAACGGGTGCTGAGACTGTATGTCCACAACTTTACTCAACCCTAGTAGGAATTCAAACGGGACAGATTGAGGATAAGAAAGGCTGGGTTATGGAAATCGACTGA
- the LOC126631593 gene encoding branched-chain-amino-acid aminotransferase 2, chloroplastic-like isoform X1, translating to MIQKTIGFHKLVRSLGVGSSLSPSFKGFGSCPASSCKGMRLLGEASDKNLGVYRCFGSVAKSNAEQACDPFEYSYDLDKHEYADVDWDNLGFGLVRTDYMYIIKTSNDGKFEEGQLSRYGNIELNPAAAVLNYGQAIYEGTKAYRKRDGKLLLFRLDQNAMRMKISAERMCMPSLSVDQFIDAVKQTAQANKCWVPPPGKGSLYIRPLLIGSGPILGLAPSPEYTFLVYASPVRNYFKEGSAPLNVFVEEEYDRASRGGAGGVKSSTNYAPVLKALTRAKSRGFSDVLYLDSVHKKNLEEVSSCNIFIVKGNVISTPATSGTILSGVTRKSVIEIARDHGYQVEERVIPVDELSEADEVFCTGTAVGVAPVGSITYKGQRMEYKTGAETVCPQLYSTLVGIQTGQIEDKKGWVMEID from the exons ATGATTCAAAAGACAATAGGCTTTCATAAGTTGGTTCGGTCTCTTGGAGTGGGTTCTTCTTTATCTCCATCATTCAAG GGCTTTGGCAGCTGCCCTGCCAGTTCTTGCAAGGGCATGCGCCTGCTTGGAGAAGCATCAGACAAG AATCTTGGAGTTTACCGTTGCTTCGGATCTGTAGCTAAATCGAATGCAGAACAAGCATGTGATCCATTTGAATACAG CTATGATCTTGACAAGCATGAGTATGCTGATGTAGATTGGGACAATCTCGGATTTGGTTTAGTGCGAACTGATTACATGTACATTATCAAAACTTCCAACGACGGGAAATTTGAAGAAGGCCAACTTAGTCGTTATGGAAATATCGAACTTAACCCTGCTGCAGCAGTTTTAAATTATGGACAG GCAATATATGAAGGCACAAAAGCATACAGGAAGAGAGATGGGAAACTCCTCCTCTTTCGTCTAGACCAGAATGCGATGCGGATGAAGATTAGCGCGGAAAGAATGTGCATGCCTTCACTGTCAGTTGATCAATTCATTGATGCTGTAAAGCAAACAGCTCAAGCAAACAAGTGTTGG GTTCCTCCTCCAGGCAAAGGGTCTTTGTATATTAGGCCTCTACTTATAGGAAGTGGCCCCATATTAGGCTTGGCACCATCACCTGAGTACACATTCCTTGTATATGCTTCcccggtcagaaattatttcaaG GAGGGCTCTGCACCCTTGAACGTATTTGTCGAGGAGGAGTATGATCGTGCCTCTCGTGGCGGAGCTGGAGGTGTCAAAAGCAGTACCAATTATGCCCCG GTTTTGAAGGCACTAACCAGAGCAAAAAGCAGGGGATTTTCGGATGTTCTATATCTCGATTCGGTACACAAGAAAAATCTGGAGGAGGTCTCTTCTTGCAACATTTTTATTGTGAAAGGCAATGTAATTTCAACTCCTGCCACGTCGGGGACTATTCTTTCGGGAGTTACTCGAAAAAGCGTTATTGAAATAGCTCGTGATCATGGTTACCAG GTCGAGGAACGCGTTATTCCGGTGGACGAATTGAGTGAAGCCGATGAAGTGTTCTGCACTGGAACTGCTGTTGGTGTTGCTCCAGTGGGCAGCATTACTTACAAAGGCCAAAG GATGGAGTACAAAACGGGTGCTGAGACTGTATGTCCACAACTTTACTCAACCCTAGTAGGAATTCAAACGGGACAGATTGAGGATAAGAAAGGCTGGGTTATGGAAATCGACTGA